One Bacteriovorax sp. PP10 DNA window includes the following coding sequences:
- a CDS encoding rhodanese-like domain-containing protein: MSTKFYIKDGIPTINPEDVNELSNFEIIDVRRLEEFTAELGHIESAKLVTLGPDLKNFINKTEKTKQLIFVCRSGGRSGQATQDALSAGFSEVYNMDGGMLKWNALKLPVWREFKIQE; this comes from the coding sequence ATGAGTACTAAATTTTACATAAAAGATGGAATACCAACGATTAACCCAGAAGATGTTAATGAGCTTTCAAATTTTGAGATCATTGATGTTAGAAGACTGGAAGAATTCACTGCAGAACTTGGGCATATTGAGAGTGCAAAACTTGTAACCCTAGGTCCAGATTTGAAAAATTTTATCAACAAAACTGAGAAAACCAAACAACTTATTTTTGTCTGTCGATCAGGAGGGCGCTCGGGCCAAGCAACTCAGGACGCTTTATCGGCCGGATTTTCTGAAGTGTATAATATGGATGGAGGAATGCTGAAGTGGAATGCTCTAAAGCTACCAGTTTGGAGAGAGTTTAAAATTCAGGAATAA
- a CDS encoding MBL fold metallo-hydrolase, which yields MKIQHFFDPDTFTLTYLVIDEKTNDTVIIDPVLDFDPPSGKIDDHSIQKVIDYINQNQLNVKAILETHAHADHLSSSQILKQLFPKAVHGIGEKIKIVQEVFKSHFNLNDLKIDGSQFDHLFKDFEEINFGSLHMKAFPTPGHTPACMSYQFENSVFVGDALFMPDYGTGRCDFPKGSAHDLYHSISKNLYSLPDETNVYVGHDYSPNGREMLFHTTIGESKLKNIQLSAKTTETEYVEFRESRDKKLATPRLLLPSIQVNIDAGHLPSAEANGKSYLKLPLNVQLKSGKL from the coding sequence ATGAAAATACAACACTTCTTTGATCCGGATACTTTTACTCTTACTTATTTAGTTATCGATGAAAAAACAAACGATACAGTGATCATTGACCCTGTACTTGATTTTGATCCACCTTCGGGAAAAATTGATGACCATAGCATTCAAAAAGTTATTGATTATATCAATCAGAACCAACTTAATGTAAAAGCGATTCTCGAAACACACGCACATGCCGATCACCTTTCAAGTTCGCAAATATTAAAACAATTATTTCCCAAGGCCGTGCATGGCATTGGTGAAAAAATAAAAATTGTTCAAGAAGTTTTTAAATCACATTTCAATTTAAATGATCTCAAGATAGATGGATCTCAATTCGATCATCTCTTCAAAGATTTTGAAGAGATTAATTTTGGCTCCCTCCATATGAAAGCTTTCCCCACTCCTGGTCACACACCGGCCTGTATGAGTTATCAATTTGAAAATTCTGTCTTTGTTGGGGATGCCTTATTTATGCCTGACTACGGTACAGGAAGATGTGATTTCCCTAAAGGAAGTGCTCACGATCTCTATCATTCTATTTCAAAAAACTTGTACTCACTTCCTGATGAGACCAATGTTTATGTAGGGCATGACTACAGTCCTAATGGCCGAGAAATGCTTTTCCATACAACTATCGGTGAAAGTAAGTTAAAAAATATCCAGCTCTCTGCCAAGACAACTGAAACTGAATATGTTGAATTTCGAGAATCCAGAGACAAAAAATTAGCAACGCCCAGATTGCTTTTACCGAGCATTCAAGTAAATATTGATGCTGGTCACTTACCAAGCGCCGAGGCAAACGGAAAATCATATTTAAAATTGCCTTTAAATGTTCAGTTAAAATCTGGAAAATTGTAG
- the chrA gene encoding chromate efflux transporter, with protein sequence MKYFEVFFTFFRLGLTSFGGPVAHLSYFHDEFVKKKKWINEHAYADLVALCQFLPGPASSQVGMAIGLNRAGIIGAIVAWIGFTIPSAIILILFGLGMTHLNLNAHQGWLHGLKVVAVSVVAQAVYNMGKKLCPDKERISIALFSSVIVLFFNSAFIQILVLVLAGIFGAYFFKETKELPHIPMESGVKKKTGASFLIIFLVILILLPVFRSVFHYQAINLFDSFYRVGSLVFGGGHVVLPLIQSEVVPTGWVSKDLFMAGYGLAQAIPGPLFAFSAYIGAVSNLYPNGWLGGILCLVAAFLPAFLLIVGILPFWERLRSFPRIRQSMLGINASVVGILLAALYHPVWTSAVFSAKDFALASVGFLLLERWKLASWIVVLLTVLISFLIY encoded by the coding sequence ATGAAATATTTTGAAGTTTTTTTTACATTTTTTCGATTGGGTTTAACTTCGTTTGGAGGCCCCGTTGCACATTTAAGTTATTTCCATGATGAATTTGTTAAAAAGAAAAAATGGATAAATGAACACGCTTATGCTGACCTTGTGGCCTTATGCCAATTTCTTCCGGGGCCTGCCAGTAGTCAAGTCGGAATGGCGATTGGATTAAATCGAGCAGGCATCATTGGGGCAATTGTAGCATGGATAGGATTTACAATTCCTTCCGCAATCATTCTCATCCTTTTTGGATTAGGAATGACCCACTTAAATTTGAATGCACACCAAGGCTGGCTTCACGGTCTTAAAGTTGTTGCTGTTTCAGTTGTTGCCCAAGCAGTTTATAATATGGGAAAAAAACTTTGCCCAGATAAAGAGCGTATTTCAATTGCTCTTTTTTCTAGCGTGATTGTATTGTTCTTCAATTCAGCTTTTATTCAGATTTTAGTATTAGTCCTGGCAGGAATTTTTGGTGCCTACTTTTTTAAAGAAACAAAAGAGCTTCCTCATATTCCCATGGAGAGTGGAGTTAAGAAAAAAACGGGAGCAAGTTTTTTAATTATCTTTTTAGTCATATTAATTTTACTTCCGGTATTTAGATCAGTTTTTCATTATCAGGCAATAAATCTTTTTGATAGCTTCTATAGAGTCGGTTCACTCGTTTTTGGTGGAGGACATGTCGTTCTCCCTCTAATTCAGTCGGAAGTTGTTCCAACTGGATGGGTCTCAAAAGATTTATTTATGGCAGGCTATGGTTTGGCCCAAGCTATCCCTGGACCGCTATTTGCTTTTAGTGCTTATATCGGTGCTGTTTCTAATTTATATCCTAATGGATGGTTAGGGGGGATACTTTGTTTGGTTGCGGCCTTCCTACCAGCATTTCTTTTAATCGTTGGTATATTACCATTTTGGGAAAGGCTCAGAAGTTTCCCACGCATAAGACAATCAATGCTTGGAATAAATGCTTCTGTCGTTGGAATTTTGCTAGCGGCACTTTATCATCCGGTTTGGACGAGTGCAGTTTTTTCGGCGAAAGATTTTGCATTAGCTTCTGTTGGTTTTTTATTATTAGAGCGCTGGAAGCTTGCTTCATGGATAGTCGTACTGTTAACTGTTTTAATAAGCTTTTTGATTTATTGA
- a CDS encoding ArsR/SmtB family transcription factor: MDKLQLLKKQQGSIFESMAGILSAIAAPVRIRLIHFLSQAPLTVEVLAAKTDQSVANTSMHLRKMLNEGLVNVESMGQKRLYTLEPAVLDFWESYQDFIQKLDPTLKINSQELGGDISWTEDWEETRKLIKKQEIIFLDVRPNDEVTDEKEFPSIVHISQQDLKQNLSKLPKRKKILVFCRGRMCALSAYSVNYLRENGYKAYRLEESWTRLKKELLK, encoded by the coding sequence GTGGATAAATTGCAACTATTAAAGAAACAACAAGGAAGTATCTTCGAATCTATGGCGGGGATATTAAGTGCAATTGCTGCACCTGTTAGAATTCGATTAATCCATTTTCTCTCACAGGCACCGCTAACAGTTGAAGTCTTAGCGGCCAAGACTGATCAAAGTGTAGCGAACACTTCAATGCACTTAAGAAAAATGCTTAATGAAGGTTTGGTAAATGTAGAGAGCATGGGACAAAAAAGACTTTATACTTTAGAACCTGCAGTTTTAGACTTCTGGGAATCCTATCAGGATTTCATTCAAAAATTGGATCCAACTTTGAAAATAAATTCGCAGGAATTGGGTGGAGATATTAGTTGGACAGAAGATTGGGAAGAAACAAGAAAGCTTATAAAGAAGCAAGAAATTATTTTTTTGGATGTTAGGCCAAACGACGAAGTAACTGATGAAAAAGAATTTCCTTCAATTGTGCATATTTCACAACAAGATTTAAAACAAAATTTAAGTAAGCTTCCCAAACGAAAAAAGATTCTCGTTTTTTGTCGTGGTCGCATGTGTGCACTTTCTGCCTATTCTGTTAATTATCTAAGAGAGAATGGATACAAGGCCTATCGCCTGGAAGAGTCATGGACGCGTTTGAAAAAAGAATTATTAAAGTAG
- a CDS encoding sulfite exporter TauE/SafE family protein encodes MIELICGILIGTVMGLTGAGGALVAIPLFMQFMGQSLKEASLYSLVAVVLASLLNFLAQKSFAQYKTGLLIVIASAAGSYLTAPFKAALSSFWIAIILSLVSLYALYSVWFPVKIKTDDQPSHESFWLSTLVGLALGALTTFTGLGGGVLMLPILLGLYHFKQPNAVATSLFAVGLSSLSSLVIQIHQGADFKIGIGFFYLLGGILAAVFLLKRLSQRLSMDILIKIRQIVFSGVVLLALAKILRF; translated from the coding sequence ATGATTGAACTAATATGTGGAATATTAATTGGAACTGTAATGGGTCTAACAGGGGCCGGGGGAGCACTCGTTGCGATTCCTCTGTTCATGCAGTTTATGGGGCAAAGCTTAAAAGAAGCCTCTCTTTATTCTTTAGTCGCTGTAGTATTGGCATCACTATTAAATTTTTTGGCCCAAAAATCCTTTGCACAATATAAAACTGGATTGCTGATTGTTATTGCTTCGGCCGCAGGAAGCTATCTGACGGCACCATTTAAGGCCGCATTATCTTCATTCTGGATCGCGATTATATTATCGCTCGTTTCTTTATATGCTTTGTATAGTGTCTGGTTTCCAGTAAAAATAAAAACGGATGATCAACCATCTCATGAAAGCTTTTGGCTCTCAACTTTAGTTGGATTGGCCTTAGGAGCACTGACGACTTTTACTGGTCTCGGCGGTGGTGTACTGATGCTTCCAATACTGCTTGGTCTTTATCATTTCAAACAACCGAATGCCGTGGCTACAAGTCTTTTTGCAGTGGGGCTGTCTTCGCTGAGTTCTTTAGTAATCCAAATTCATCAAGGGGCAGATTTTAAAATAGGAATAGGCTTTTTTTATCTGTTAGGTGGAATTTTAGCAGCAGTATTCTTATTAAAAAGACTTTCGCAGCGTTTGAGTATGGATATTTTAATCAAGATAAGACAGATCGTATTTTCTGGTGTCGTTTTATTGGCCCTAGCAAAAATCTTAAGGTTTTAA
- a CDS encoding 2-hydroxyacid dehydrogenase, which produces MKVAMFSTHEYEKEYFLQESKSFNHELIFLETRLTEETAKEANAIPCVCAFVNDNLDFKTLSLLTQGGTKLVALRSTGFNHVDLIACKKLGLSVVRVPDHSPHAVAEHAVSLILSLNRQIPRSYNRVRDGNFSIEGLVGFDLSKKTVGIIGTGKIGSVMARIMLGFGCDVIAHDLIHNQTLSSIGVQYVSLDKLLRTSDIISLHLPLTNKTHYIINEEALAKTKDGVMLINTGRGALIDTKELIESLKQGRIGYAGLDVYEKEEGIFFEDHSGKIIEDDMLSRLMTFPNVIITSHHAFLTKEALRNIALTTLQNIADFESEGTLINEVIPEF; this is translated from the coding sequence ATGAAAGTCGCCATGTTTAGCACTCATGAATATGAAAAAGAATATTTTTTGCAAGAATCAAAAAGTTTTAATCATGAACTCATTTTTTTAGAAACGCGACTGACCGAAGAAACGGCAAAAGAAGCAAATGCTATTCCTTGTGTTTGTGCTTTCGTTAATGACAACCTGGATTTCAAAACACTTTCGCTCCTTACTCAGGGAGGCACTAAGTTAGTGGCCTTACGTTCTACCGGGTTTAATCATGTAGATCTTATTGCCTGTAAGAAATTAGGTTTAAGTGTTGTGCGTGTACCTGATCACTCACCCCACGCAGTTGCTGAGCATGCAGTCTCATTGATTCTATCGTTGAACAGGCAAATTCCTCGTTCTTATAATCGAGTGAGGGATGGCAATTTCTCAATTGAAGGTCTGGTAGGGTTTGACCTAAGTAAAAAAACTGTGGGAATTATAGGTACAGGAAAAATAGGGAGTGTAATGGCCAGAATTATGCTTGGATTTGGTTGTGATGTGATTGCGCATGACTTAATTCATAATCAGACACTTTCAAGTATTGGTGTTCAATATGTTTCTTTAGATAAACTCTTAAGAACTTCAGACATCATTTCATTGCATCTCCCTTTAACGAATAAAACACATTACATTATTAATGAAGAAGCTTTGGCAAAGACAAAAGATGGAGTCATGCTGATTAATACTGGGCGAGGTGCTTTAATAGATACAAAAGAGCTTATTGAATCCTTAAAACAGGGGAGGATTGGTTATGCTGGTCTAGATGTATACGAGAAGGAGGAAGGAATTTTTTTTGAAGATCATTCAGGAAAAATAATTGAAGATGATATGCTTTCAAGATTAATGACATTTCCTAATGTTATAATTACTTCCCACCACGCCTTTTTGACTAAAGAAGCACTTCGAAATATTGCATTAACTACGCTTCAGAATATTGCAGATTTCGAAAGTGAGGGAACACTCATAAATGAGGTTATTCCTGAATTTTAA
- a CDS encoding YeeE/YedE family protein, whose amino-acid sequence MINAIIGGVLIGLAVSLMLLFNGRVTGISGILGGIIKPQKNDLNWRVAFVGGLLFGGIILRFLKPEAFIQVSSALSIDYIIAGLLVGFGTLLGNGCTSGHGVCGISRLSIRSIVATLTFILFGVISVLIFKFVRGSL is encoded by the coding sequence ATGATAAATGCAATTATTGGCGGAGTGCTTATTGGACTTGCTGTAAGTTTGATGCTGTTGTTTAACGGAAGAGTGACCGGAATTAGCGGAATCCTCGGCGGTATTATCAAGCCTCAAAAAAATGATCTCAACTGGAGAGTGGCCTTTGTAGGTGGTCTTCTATTTGGTGGTATAATTCTTCGCTTTTTAAAACCGGAAGCCTTTATCCAGGTTTCTTCAGCGCTATCGATTGATTATATCATTGCAGGGCTTTTAGTCGGATTTGGAACACTCTTAGGTAACGGATGTACTTCTGGTCATGGAGTGTGTGGGATCTCACGACTTTCAATTCGCTCCATCGTAGCGACTTTAACTTTCATTCTTTTTGGAGTGATCAGCGTTCTTATTTTTAAATTTGTGCGAGGTTCTCTATGA
- a CDS encoding DUF6691 family protein — MKIFIAFIVGLIFALGLGISGMTEVQVVRGFLDVTGDWNYSLVGVMAGAIFVHSIFFYFIKKRSSPLLDTKFHLPTRKDLDWRLITGAAIFGLGWGWAGICPGPGIVAVTSGNINIIIFIVSMLVGMGIFKLFEDKIK; from the coding sequence ATGAAAATTTTTATAGCATTTATTGTGGGTCTTATTTTTGCTTTAGGTCTTGGAATAAGCGGCATGACAGAAGTTCAAGTCGTGAGAGGTTTTTTAGATGTAACTGGAGATTGGAATTACTCCTTAGTAGGAGTTATGGCCGGGGCCATCTTTGTTCATTCTATTTTTTTTTATTTCATAAAAAAGAGAAGTTCTCCGTTACTAGATACTAAATTTCATCTACCTACACGTAAAGATTTAGACTGGCGATTGATTACTGGTGCGGCCATATTTGGATTAGGCTGGGGATGGGCAGGGATTTGTCCTGGTCCAGGAATCGTTGCGGTGACCAGTGGTAATATTAATATCATAATCTTTATCGTGTCTATGTTAGTTGGTATGGGAATATTTAAACTATTCGAAGATAAGATAAAATGA